From the genome of Prevotella herbatica, one region includes:
- a CDS encoding energy transducer TonB — protein MRKIDMTSKEWCDIIFEGKNKEYGAYKLRIDSARRNTIVTIVMVAIVALPFLFILLTILFTPKEKYNMDLDQVLSEMKPAENKYKLSAPKLLNVAHKKISKKDGKRTAFTAPVIMLDKDVTSSGLATNGDASKGTESNSVNIPADTTGFANKTTTHNGVNANTDKILFRVIEELPEFPGGATEYMKWLTRNLRYPKSAEEKKIDGKVVVSFIINKNGTISDIKIIKSLDPDCDNEVLRVMKKMPKWKPGTEKGHPVRTEYVIPVVFKGLTTTP, from the coding sequence ATGAGAAAAATTGACATGACATCCAAAGAATGGTGTGATATTATCTTTGAAGGAAAAAACAAAGAGTATGGTGCATACAAGTTGCGCATTGACTCGGCACGTCGCAATACTATTGTGACGATTGTTATGGTAGCGATTGTAGCATTGCCTTTTTTATTTATACTACTGACTATACTATTCACTCCAAAGGAAAAATACAACATGGACCTTGACCAAGTATTGTCAGAAATGAAGCCTGCCGAAAATAAATACAAGTTATCTGCGCCTAAGTTACTTAATGTAGCGCATAAAAAGATATCAAAAAAAGATGGCAAACGCACAGCATTTACTGCTCCAGTTATCATGCTAGACAAAGACGTTACATCTTCAGGGCTTGCTACTAACGGTGACGCTTCAAAAGGCACAGAGTCAAATTCAGTAAACATACCAGCTGATACTACTGGTTTTGCTAATAAAACGACAACTCACAATGGTGTTAATGCTAACACTGATAAGATATTGTTTAGAGTGATTGAAGAGCTTCCTGAATTTCCTGGAGGTGCCACAGAATATATGAAATGGCTTACTCGTAATCTCCGTTATCCTAAATCTGCAGAAGAAAAGAAAATTGACGGGAAAGTTGTAGTAAGTTTCATAATAAATAAAAATGGCACCATTTCTGATATAAAAATTATAAAGTCATTGGATCCTGATTGTGATAACGAAGTACTTCGCGTTATGAAAAAAATGCCTAAATGGAAACCAGGAACAGAAAAGGGACACCCAGTACGTACAGAATATGTAATTCCTGTCGTATTCAAAGGATTGACTACTACTCCATAA
- the mrdA gene encoding penicillin-binding protein 2 has protein sequence MKDFNLENRRFVIGGVGIAIVLIYTIRLFTLQLLSDDYKKNADSNAFLKKIEYPSRGSVYDRNGKLMVYNQPAYDIMVVMNEARGHLDTLELCSALGMTKAEFTKRMSDIKDRNKNPGYSRFTQQLFKSQLSDKEFSVFREKMFRFPGFYVQKRSIRQYEYPYAAHVLGDVGEVSDADIEEDDYYQPGDYIGKLGVEKAYEKQLRGEKGVQILLRDAHGRIQGSYQNGKFDKRPVAGKDLTLSIDVNLQALAERMLQGKIGSIVAIEPSTGEVLALVSSPTYDPRTLVGRMRSKTHRALSRNVWKPLLNRAIMGQYPPGSTFKTTQALTYLTEGIITPSTMFPCNHGFSYHGLHVACHSHPSPLNLIDAISTSCNGYFCWGLYHMMSNRIKYKNVKDAMNIWRDYMVSMGFGYKLGIDLPGEKRGLIPNATFYDRAYHGSWNGLTVISIAIGQGEVNLTPLQIANLGATIANRGYYYVPHVVRKVQYEPLDTIYMRRHRTMANERAYRAVIAGMRSSALKGSSKALGHLPFTVCGKTGTAQNRGQDHSVFMGFAPMNKPKIAIAVYVENGGFGADFAVPIAGVLFEQYINGKLSPSAMKEADELQKRRIAYGSRNR, from the coding sequence GTGAAGGATTTTAATCTTGAAAACAGACGTTTTGTCATTGGTGGAGTGGGTATAGCTATTGTGCTCATTTATACCATTCGTTTGTTTACTCTGCAATTGCTGAGTGATGACTACAAGAAAAATGCCGACAGTAATGCATTTCTAAAGAAAATAGAATACCCTTCGCGAGGTTCTGTATATGATCGCAATGGTAAGCTGATGGTTTATAACCAACCTGCTTATGATATTATGGTTGTGATGAATGAAGCTCGTGGGCATTTAGATACACTTGAGCTCTGTTCTGCTTTGGGAATGACCAAGGCTGAGTTTACAAAGCGTATGAGCGATATTAAGGATCGAAATAAGAATCCTGGTTATAGTCGTTTTACACAGCAGCTTTTTAAAAGTCAACTTTCTGATAAGGAATTTAGTGTCTTCCGTGAAAAAATGTTCCGTTTCCCTGGATTTTATGTCCAAAAACGTAGTATCAGACAGTATGAGTATCCTTATGCAGCCCATGTGTTGGGGGATGTAGGTGAGGTTTCTGATGCAGATATAGAGGAAGATGATTACTATCAGCCTGGTGACTATATTGGTAAACTAGGTGTTGAAAAGGCTTATGAGAAACAATTACGTGGCGAGAAAGGCGTTCAGATTCTCCTTCGTGATGCTCATGGGCGAATTCAGGGCAGTTATCAAAACGGAAAATTTGATAAAAGGCCAGTTGCAGGTAAGGATCTGACATTGAGTATTGATGTTAATTTACAAGCTCTTGCTGAAAGAATGTTACAAGGAAAGATTGGAAGTATCGTTGCGATTGAACCTTCTACAGGTGAAGTTCTTGCACTTGTATCTTCTCCTACTTACGATCCAAGGACACTCGTTGGTAGAATGAGAAGTAAGACACATAGAGCTTTGTCACGAAACGTCTGGAAGCCACTGTTGAACCGTGCTATAATGGGACAGTATCCTCCTGGCTCAACTTTCAAAACAACACAGGCACTTACATATCTAACAGAAGGTATAATAACACCGTCAACTATGTTCCCGTGTAATCATGGATTTTCTTATCATGGATTACATGTAGCATGTCATAGTCATCCGTCACCGCTAAATCTTATAGATGCAATAAGTACGTCATGTAACGGATATTTCTGTTGGGGTCTTTATCACATGATGAGCAATCGCATTAAATACAAAAATGTGAAGGATGCCATGAATATATGGAGAGACTACATGGTGAGCATGGGATTTGGTTACAAATTGGGCATAGACTTGCCTGGAGAAAAGCGTGGACTTATACCAAATGCAACATTCTACGATCGGGCTTATCATGGTTCATGGAATGGACTTACAGTGATTAGTATTGCAATAGGACAAGGTGAAGTAAATCTTACTCCTTTGCAGATTGCCAATTTGGGAGCTACGATTGCTAACCGTGGTTATTATTATGTACCTCATGTAGTGAGGAAAGTACAATATGAACCTCTAGATACAATTTATATGCGTCGTCATCGCACAATGGCAAATGAAAGGGCATATAGGGCTGTAATTGCAGGTATGCGATCATCGGCACTAAAAGGATCTAGTAAAGCTTTGGGACATCTTCCGTTTACAGTCTGTGGTAAGACAGGAACAGCACAAAATAGAGGGCAGGATCACTCTGTATTTATGGGTTTCGCGCCAATGAACAAACCTAAAATCGCTATTGCTGTATATGTTGAAAATGGTGGATTCGGAGCTGATTTTGCAGTTCCTATAGCAGGAGTTCTGTTTGAACAATATATAAATGGTAAACTATCACCGTCGGCTATGAAAGAGGCGGATGAATTACAGAAACGTAGAATTGCTTATGGCTCGCGTAACAGATAA
- the rodA gene encoding rod shape-determining protein RodA, with translation MARVTDKQPSVLGSLDWWTIGIYIALLIFGWISVCGASYTYGDTDIFSLSTRSGMQIVWIGTSLFLGLVILLLDDKFYDTFSYVIYGIFLVLLFLTIFNPHEIKGSRSWLVLGPLRLQPAEFAKFATALAISKLMGSYGFNIHRWKDFTAASAVVVLPMLFIIAQKETGSALVYLSFFLMFYREGMPGSVLFTGLAMVIYFVLGIKYENVMLFDTQTSVGKFIVLLLVQIFSAVLINVYCKDKKKMLIVLYSCLGATLICFLFSVYVIPSFNIVWVQLIICLVLIGYLLYNWLRTHLSNYFYILAFTIGSIVFFYSADYVLNNVMEPHQRVRINVLLGLDEDISGAGYNVHQSEIAIGSGGLQGKGFLNGTQTKLKFVPEQDTDFIFCTVGEEEGFLGSAGVLCLFLALILRLMYLSERQPFAFGRIYGYCVLGIFLFHVFINVGMVLGLTPVIGIPLPFFSYGGSSLWGFTLLLFIFLRIDAGRNLVRT, from the coding sequence ATGGCTCGCGTAACAGATAAACAACCTAGTGTACTTGGTTCACTTGACTGGTGGACTATCGGCATCTATATTGCATTACTGATCTTTGGATGGATCAGTGTGTGCGGTGCTAGCTATACATACGGAGATACTGATATATTCAGTCTTTCCACACGATCAGGTATGCAGATTGTATGGATAGGAACATCTCTGTTTCTTGGGCTAGTTATATTGTTGCTTGATGATAAGTTTTATGATACGTTCTCCTATGTCATATATGGTATATTCTTAGTATTACTGTTTCTAACTATATTTAATCCGCATGAGATAAAAGGCTCACGATCATGGCTCGTTTTAGGTCCGTTGCGTCTGCAACCAGCAGAATTTGCTAAGTTTGCCACGGCATTGGCGATATCCAAGCTCATGGGATCTTATGGTTTTAATATTCATCGCTGGAAAGATTTTACTGCAGCATCCGCCGTTGTTGTCTTGCCAATGTTGTTTATTATAGCCCAAAAGGAGACTGGATCAGCATTGGTTTATCTGTCTTTTTTCCTTATGTTCTATCGTGAGGGAATGCCGGGAAGCGTCTTGTTTACCGGTTTGGCTATGGTTATATATTTCGTGCTTGGAATAAAATACGAGAATGTAATGCTGTTTGATACGCAGACATCTGTTGGTAAGTTTATCGTGTTATTGCTTGTGCAGATATTTTCAGCAGTGCTTATTAATGTATATTGCAAGGACAAGAAGAAAATGCTGATAGTGCTGTATTCATGTTTGGGAGCTACTTTGATATGTTTCTTGTTCTCGGTATATGTAATTCCATCATTTAATATTGTATGGGTACAACTTATAATTTGTCTGGTTCTTATCGGATATCTTCTTTACAATTGGCTGCGTACTCACTTATCAAATTATTTTTATATATTAGCATTTACGATAGGTTCTATCGTGTTTTTCTATTCAGCCGACTATGTTCTCAATAATGTAATGGAGCCGCACCAGCGTGTACGTATCAATGTGTTGTTGGGACTTGACGAAGATATAAGTGGTGCTGGATATAATGTGCATCAAAGTGAAATAGCAATAGGCTCGGGCGGATTGCAAGGAAAAGGATTTCTTAATGGAACTCAAACTAAATTGAAATTTGTTCCAGAACAGGATACTGACTTTATTTTCTGCACGGTAGGTGAGGAAGAAGGATTTCTTGGTTCAGCAGGAGTACTATGCCTATTCCTTGCTTTGATATTAAGGTTAATGTATCTTTCAGAGAGGCAACCATTTGCATTCGGACGAATATACGGTTATTGCGTGTTGGGCATATTTCTGTTCCACGTCTTTATAAATGTAGGTATGGTGTTAGGATTGACACCGGTAATCGGAATTCCGTTACCTTTCTTTAGTTATGGAGGCTCCTCCTTGTGGGGATTCACGTTGCTACTGTTTATCTTCCTGCGAATAGATGCAGGAAGAAATCTAGTGCGTACTTAG
- a CDS encoding gliding motility lipoprotein GldH: MRKNIFTVLIIMAMTVISSCTGNKVYDKYQHTPVSGWEKNDTLKFEVPKMNINGVFAANLGLRINSSYPFMGLTLIVDQTIYPSHITKSDTINCQLIDKNGNSKGLGISYYQYNFDIDKVSLNKGDSLVVSIRHNMKREILPGISDIGYSLSTH; this comes from the coding sequence ATGAGAAAGAATATCTTTACGGTATTGATTATAATGGCAATGACCGTTATAAGTTCCTGTACTGGAAATAAGGTGTATGACAAATATCAGCATACACCTGTTTCTGGATGGGAAAAGAATGACACTTTGAAATTCGAGGTACCTAAAATGAATATTAATGGTGTATTTGCTGCTAATCTAGGATTGAGAATTAATAGCTCTTATCCATTTATGGGACTCACACTTATTGTTGATCAAACTATATATCCGTCACACATCACAAAAAGTGACACCATAAACTGTCAGCTTATCGACAAGAACGGTAATAGCAAAGGATTAGGGATAAGCTACTACCAATACAATTTCGACATAGACAAAGTTAGCCTTAACAAAGGTGACAGTTTGGTTGTAAGCATAAGACATAATATGAAACGCGAGATACTTCCTGGTATCAGCGACATTGGATATTCACTAAGTACGCACTAG
- a CDS encoding NADP-dependent isocitrate dehydrogenase, with the protein MEKIKMTTPLVEMDGDEMTRILWKMIKDELILPFVDLKSEYYDLGLPNRDKTNDKVTIDSANAARKYGVAVKCATITPNAQRMDEYHLHKMWKSPNGTIRSIMDGTVFRAPITIPSIRPVVKNWEQPITIARHAYGDVYKSVEIRADEPGVAKLVFEGKSGKKQEVEIHNFDGAGVIQGMHNTDKSITSFAHSCFKFAIDTKQDLWFATKDTISKTYDAQFRQIFEEVYEKDYKQEFEKLGIEYFYTLIDDAVARVIRSKGGFIWACKNYDGDVMSDMLSTAFGSLAMMTSVLVSPDGKYEYEAAHGTVTRHYYKYLKGEETSTNPMATIFAWSGALRKRGELDNIKELVEFGDKLEQACLDTLNSGIATKDLVNLMEGVEAKQANSDEFIAAIRKNLEVSLSK; encoded by the coding sequence ATGGAAAAGATTAAAATGACCACACCATTAGTGGAAATGGACGGTGACGAGATGACACGTATTCTTTGGAAGATGATCAAGGATGAACTGATTCTTCCTTTTGTCGACTTGAAGTCTGAATACTACGATCTCGGTCTGCCCAACCGTGATAAGACTAATGATAAAGTAACAATAGATTCAGCTAATGCCGCACGCAAATATGGTGTGGCCGTGAAATGTGCAACAATAACTCCTAATGCTCAGCGAATGGATGAATATCATCTGCATAAGATGTGGAAAAGTCCTAACGGTACGATACGAAGTATTATGGACGGAACTGTATTCAGAGCTCCTATAACAATACCTTCAATTCGTCCAGTTGTGAAGAATTGGGAACAACCGATAACTATCGCTCGTCATGCTTATGGTGATGTTTACAAGAGCGTGGAGATTCGTGCTGATGAACCAGGAGTGGCAAAACTTGTGTTTGAAGGCAAAAGTGGAAAGAAGCAGGAGGTAGAAATTCATAACTTTGACGGTGCTGGAGTTATTCAGGGAATGCACAACACTGATAAGAGTATAACATCTTTTGCTCATAGTTGTTTTAAATTTGCGATAGACACAAAACAAGACCTGTGGTTTGCTACAAAGGATACTATTAGTAAAACTTATGATGCGCAGTTCCGACAGATCTTTGAAGAAGTGTATGAGAAAGATTATAAACAGGAGTTTGAAAAACTAGGAATTGAATATTTCTACACTCTAATCGACGATGCTGTTGCACGAGTAATCCGCAGTAAGGGCGGATTTATATGGGCATGTAAGAACTATGATGGTGACGTAATGAGCGACATGCTATCAACGGCGTTTGGTTCACTTGCAATGATGACATCTGTATTAGTTTCTCCTGATGGTAAGTATGAATATGAGGCTGCTCACGGAACAGTTACAAGGCACTATTATAAATATCTGAAAGGTGAAGAGACAAGTACAAATCCTATGGCAACGATATTCGCATGGAGTGGTGCGCTTAGGAAACGAGGTGAACTTGATAATATAAAAGAATTGGTTGAGTTTGGTGACAAGCTCGAACAGGCATGCCTTGACACACTTAATTCTGGAATAGCAACAAAAGACTTAGTAAATCTTATGGAAGGTGTTGAGGCAAAACAAGCCAACAGTGATGAGTTTATTGCTGCTATAAGAAAGAACTTGGAGGTTAGTCTTAGTAAATAA
- a CDS encoding HD domain-containing protein — MDIQHAKLIAAMTEYDKGDAMRIQHFMKVHDYAVTIGTLEGIGENLMSILESAAILHDIGIHLSEKKYGSSNGKYQEKEGPEEARKLLSSLGGYSNQQIERICYLIAHHHTYNNIDGLDYQILVEADFLVNIYEDNLSSRAIENVRAKVFRTKPGLDLLDNMYDVIKEQP; from the coding sequence ATGGATATACAACACGCAAAACTTATAGCCGCTATGACGGAATATGATAAAGGCGACGCTATGAGAATTCAGCATTTTATGAAAGTGCATGATTATGCCGTCACAATAGGAACTTTAGAGGGGATTGGTGAAAATCTGATGTCTATTCTCGAATCTGCTGCAATATTGCATGATATCGGAATACATTTAAGCGAAAAAAAATATGGTTCATCTAATGGTAAATATCAAGAGAAGGAAGGACCGGAAGAAGCTCGTAAGCTTCTTTCTTCACTAGGTGGGTATAGTAATCAACAAATTGAGAGAATATGCTATCTTATAGCTCATCATCATACGTATAATAATATTGATGGTCTTGATTATCAAATTCTAGTTGAAGCAGACTTTCTTGTAAATATATATGAAGACAATCTGTCATCTCGGGCTATAGAGAATGTCAGGGCGAAAGTATTCCGCACAAAACCAGGACTAGACTTGTTAGATAATATGTATGATGTTATCAAAGAACAACCATAA
- a CDS encoding DNA polymerase III subunit, with protein MKFSNVIGQEEAIGRLRQLVEEQRVPSTMMLCGPLGSGKMALAMAFASYLLGERDGDNSLLSDQMSIRNAEAMLKNWEHPDLHFTYPVIKPAGMSADHKMISDDFTREWHEMISEGPYFYIDNWLTKMDAANQQAIIGAGESDELTRKMSLKSSQGGYKVSIIWLPERMNAECANKLLKLLEEPPHKTVFIMVCEEPELLLDTIKSRTQRIDIKKIDDDAIEKALTERRGLDQDIAHRIARIANGNWMRALENLDAGNENRQFLDMFIMLMRLSYQRDIKELKKWSEIASSNYGREKQRRMLNYFSRMVRENFMYNFKQTELCYMTQEEENFSSNFARFINEANVIEISELLQKARKDIGQNANGKIVFFDLALQMIVLIIRK; from the coding sequence ATGAAGTTCAGTAATGTTATAGGTCAAGAAGAGGCAATAGGCAGACTCAGACAACTTGTTGAAGAACAACGAGTACCGAGTACAATGATGCTATGCGGCCCGTTGGGAAGCGGGAAAATGGCTCTTGCAATGGCTTTCGCGTCATATCTCTTAGGAGAGCGTGACGGAGACAATTCATTATTGAGTGACCAGATGTCAATAAGAAACGCTGAAGCCATGCTGAAGAATTGGGAACATCCCGACCTTCACTTCACTTATCCTGTTATAAAACCCGCAGGAATGTCTGCCGATCACAAGATGATTAGTGACGACTTTACCAGAGAATGGCACGAGATGATTTCTGAAGGTCCATATTTCTACATTGACAACTGGCTTACAAAGATGGATGCTGCCAACCAGCAAGCTATTATTGGTGCAGGAGAAAGCGACGAGCTGACTAGAAAAATGAGTTTGAAATCAAGTCAGGGAGGATATAAGGTAAGTATTATATGGCTGCCGGAGAGAATGAATGCCGAATGTGCAAACAAACTATTGAAACTATTGGAAGAACCGCCACATAAGACGGTATTCATAATGGTTTGTGAAGAACCGGAACTGCTGCTTGATACGATAAAAAGTCGTACACAAAGAATTGACATAAAGAAGATTGACGACGATGCCATAGAAAAAGCGTTGACAGAACGACGTGGACTAGACCAAGACATTGCACACAGAATTGCACGTATAGCTAACGGCAACTGGATGCGCGCATTAGAGAATCTTGATGCAGGAAACGAAAATCGTCAATTCCTCGACATGTTCATAATGCTTATGCGGCTGTCGTATCAGCGCGACATCAAGGAACTAAAGAAATGGAGTGAGATTGCATCTTCAAACTATGGAAGGGAAAAGCAACGTCGTATGCTAAACTATTTCTCTAGAATGGTTAGAGAAAACTTTATGTATAACTTTAAACAAACCGAGTTGTGCTATATGACTCAAGAGGAGGAAAACTTCTCTAGCAATTTTGCAAGATTCATTAATGAAGCCAATGTGATAGAGATTTCAGAACTATTGCAGAAGGCTAGAAAAGATATAGGGCAGAATGCCAACGGGAAAATAGTATTTTTCGATTTGGCTCTGCAAATGATTGTTTTAATAATTAGAAAATAA
- a CDS encoding OmpA family protein, with amino-acid sequence MKKKVLMLTLIAGTLLVSSCASKKELLNCQTENKELSSNYQDSKEQLAATKARVASLEDQLAQQKRDYASLQGSLDKSLTNANSNNINISKLVDQINESNRYIRHLVEVKSKSDSLNLVLTNNLTRSLSKDEMKEVDVQVLKGVVYISLADNMLYKSGSYEINDRAAETLSKIAKIIMDYKDYDVLIEGNTDNVAVNTMAPSMKNIRNNWDLSALRASSVVQYLQDHYGVDPKRLTAGGRGEFNPIATNDTEIGKQRNRRTQIIITPKLDQFMDLIDKAPEEK; translated from the coding sequence ATGAAGAAAAAAGTTTTGATGCTAACACTTATAGCTGGAACATTGCTAGTAAGCAGTTGTGCAAGCAAAAAGGAGTTACTGAATTGCCAGACAGAAAACAAAGAACTGTCTTCAAATTATCAGGATTCAAAAGAGCAGCTTGCTGCAACCAAGGCTCGTGTTGCTAGCCTTGAAGATCAATTGGCACAGCAGAAAAGAGACTATGCATCTTTGCAGGGGTCTTTGGATAAGAGTTTAACTAATGCAAACTCAAACAATATCAACATCTCAAAGCTTGTTGATCAGATAAACGAAAGCAATCGCTACATTCGTCACTTGGTTGAGGTGAAGAGCAAGAGTGATTCTCTAAACTTGGTACTAACCAACAACTTGACACGTTCTTTAAGCAAGGACGAGATGAAGGAAGTTGATGTACAGGTTCTTAAGGGTGTTGTCTACATATCACTTGCTGACAATATGCTTTATAAGAGTGGAAGCTATGAAATTAACGACCGTGCTGCCGAAACATTGAGCAAAATTGCCAAAATCATCATGGACTATAAAGACTATGACGTATTGATTGAGGGTAACACCGATAACGTAGCAGTAAACACGATGGCTCCTAGCATGAAGAATATTCGTAACAACTGGGACCTTTCTGCACTTCGTGCATCTAGTGTTGTTCAGTATTTGCAAGATCATTATGGTGTAGATCCAAAACGTCTCACAGCTGGTGGACGCGGTGAGTTTAATCCAATCGCTACAAATGATACTGAAATCGGAAAGCAGCGCAATCGCCGTACTCAGATTATCATCACTCCAAAGCTAGACCAGTTTATGGACTTGATAGACAAGGCACCTGAAGAAAAATAA
- a CDS encoding PSP1 domain-containing protein, producing the protein MDYKNMKFKVSKGCDHGLCCRAYGRQDRQLNTCDWLADVPGNAESTDLVEVQFKNTRKGYYHNVNGLELKKGDIVAVEATPGHDIGIVTLTGRLVKLQIKKANLKSADDVKRIYRIAKPVDIEKYEEAKSREHDTMIQSRQIAKNLNLQMKIGDVEYQGDGNKAIFYYIADERVDFRQLIKDLAAAFHVRIEMKQIGARQEAGRIGGTGPCGRELCCATWMKNFVSVSTNAARFQDISLNPQKLAGMCAKLKCCLNYEVDGYVEAGKKIPSREIMLQTMDNDYHLFKSDILSGLITYSTDKNMAANLETVTAQRAHEIIEMNRHGEKPLSLLENDKAKAPKKHKDLLEDDINRFDSSKRKKKNKNKNRNVPNNNIKPQVTNTENGNADNNGYDKNSRPQRNNNRKRNYPPKVENNGQEG; encoded by the coding sequence ATGGATTATAAAAATATGAAATTCAAGGTCTCTAAGGGTTGTGACCATGGACTCTGTTGCCGAGCTTACGGCAGACAGGACAGACAACTCAACACTTGTGACTGGTTGGCAGACGTTCCTGGTAACGCAGAGAGCACAGACCTAGTTGAGGTTCAATTTAAGAACACTCGTAAGGGATATTATCATAACGTTAACGGACTGGAGTTGAAGAAAGGCGACATCGTTGCTGTAGAAGCAACTCCTGGGCATGACATCGGTATAGTAACCCTTACAGGAAGATTGGTAAAGCTACAGATAAAGAAGGCTAATCTAAAATCAGCCGATGATGTAAAGCGTATTTACCGAATTGCAAAACCTGTTGATATTGAAAAATACGAAGAAGCAAAATCACGTGAACACGATACAATGATTCAAAGTCGTCAGATTGCAAAGAATCTTAATTTGCAAATGAAGATTGGTGACGTTGAATATCAAGGTGACGGAAACAAAGCCATATTTTATTATATTGCTGACGAAAGAGTAGACTTTAGACAACTTATTAAAGACTTAGCTGCCGCTTTCCATGTAAGGATTGAAATGAAGCAGATTGGTGCTCGACAAGAAGCTGGGCGAATCGGCGGTACAGGTCCTTGTGGACGTGAACTGTGCTGCGCCACATGGATGAAAAACTTTGTAAGCGTTAGTACAAATGCAGCACGTTTTCAGGATATATCACTGAATCCACAAAAACTAGCAGGAATGTGCGCAAAACTAAAATGTTGTCTTAACTATGAAGTTGATGGATATGTTGAAGCAGGAAAGAAGATTCCTAGCAGAGAAATAATGCTGCAAACTATGGACAACGACTATCATTTGTTCAAGAGTGACATCCTTTCAGGTCTCATCACCTACTCTACAGACAAGAACATGGCAGCTAATCTGGAGACTGTTACTGCACAGCGCGCACATGAGATCATTGAGATGAACAGACACGGTGAAAAACCTTTATCACTTCTTGAAAACGATAAGGCAAAGGCACCAAAGAAACATAAAGATCTACTTGAAGACGATATTAACCGCTTCGATAGTTCTAAACGAAAAAAGAAAAATAAGAACAAGAACCGTAATGTTCCAAATAACAACATTAAGCCGCAAGTAACCAATACTGAAAATGGCAATGCTGACAACAACGGCTACGACAAGAACAGCCGTCCTCAGCGTAATAACAACAGAAAAAGAAACTATCCGCCTAAAGTTGAGAACAACGGTCAAGAAGGATAA
- a CDS encoding methylenetetrahydrofolate reductase, whose amino-acid sequence MKVIEIINQNKGKRKLSFEVLPPLKGNGTENLFATIDKLKVFDPLYINITTHHSEYVYKELPNGQFERNRVRRRPGTIAIAAAIRNKYSIPVIPHIICSGASAEDIEYELLDLQFLGIEDLLLLRGDKAKDDRIFTPTKGGYTHTTELIKQVNNFNNGFFNDGTIIKHPGEKFTFGVAAYPERHEEAPNLEMDIKYLKMKQDLGAQYAVTQLFYDNNKFFDFVKRAREIGVTIPIIPGIKPLAKLSQLTVVPRTFRCDLPEALAEEVIKCKTDDDAKKLGIEWCTQQCKELYAAGFETIHFYTVSAVDSVKEIAKDIL is encoded by the coding sequence ATGAAAGTAATAGAAATAATAAACCAAAATAAGGGTAAACGAAAATTATCATTCGAAGTGCTGCCTCCTTTAAAAGGAAACGGCACGGAAAATCTCTTTGCTACAATTGATAAACTGAAAGTATTCGACCCGCTTTATATAAATATTACCACTCATCATAGCGAATACGTCTACAAGGAACTTCCTAATGGACAGTTTGAACGCAATAGAGTGCGTAGGCGTCCGGGCACAATAGCAATAGCTGCTGCTATAAGAAATAAATATAGCATACCTGTAATTCCACACATAATTTGTAGTGGAGCCAGTGCCGAAGATATTGAATACGAACTACTTGATCTACAATTTCTCGGCATCGAAGACCTACTGCTGCTTCGTGGTGACAAGGCAAAAGATGACAGAATATTTACCCCAACAAAAGGTGGGTATACACATACAACAGAACTTATCAAACAGGTTAACAATTTCAACAATGGTTTCTTCAATGATGGGACAATTATCAAGCATCCTGGAGAGAAATTCACTTTTGGTGTAGCCGCTTATCCTGAAAGACATGAAGAAGCTCCGAATTTGGAAATGGATATAAAATACCTGAAAATGAAACAGGATCTTGGTGCACAGTACGCTGTAACACAACTGTTTTATGACAATAATAAGTTTTTTGATTTCGTTAAACGAGCGAGAGAAATTGGTGTCACCATTCCTATCATACCAGGAATTAAACCTTTGGCAAAACTTTCACAACTAACAGTCGTACCACGAACATTCAGATGCGACTTGCCTGAAGCTCTGGCTGAGGAAGTTATAAAGTGCAAGACAGATGATGACGCAAAGAAATTAGGTATAGAATGGTGCACACAACAATGCAAAGAACTCTATGCTGCAGGATTTGAAACGATACACTTCTACACTGTTTCGGCAGTAGATAGCGTAAAAGAAATAGCAAAGGATATATTATAG